From the Sphingobacteruim zhuxiongii genome, the window AAAAGCATTATGGGAATGAGTAGATATAATAACAGCCTTTTCATTTGCTTGCAAATCTAATTGTTAAGTTTCGTAAGTAAAAATTTTACATTGAATTAATTTAGTAAAAGCAAACGAATCTAATTCTAATAGAATAGTTTTTGTACTTTTGTAGCGTTAGCAAAAAACATAAATCTAGAAAGCGCATGGAATTGAATTTAAAGCGCCCGTTGGCCTTTTTTGACTTGGAAACAACGGGAGTCAATGTTTCATTGGATAAAATTGTTGAAGTATCCATTTTGAAAGTATCCCCGGGAGGAAAAGAAGAATCACTTACACTTCGCGTTAACCCTGAGATGCCAATTCCTGCGGAATCATCGATGTTTCATGGTATATATGACGAAGATGTAAAAGATGCGCCGACTTTTCGAGAGCGTGCTGCTGAGGTTGCTGAATTTATCGGCGATTCAGATCTAGCGGGCTATAATTCGAATAAGTTCGATGTACCGATGTTGATGGAAGAGTTTTTGCGAGCTGGCGTTCCTTTTACGTTAGCGGGGCGCGCTTTTGTTGACGTTCAAAATATATTCCATCAAATGGAACAGCGTACGTTAAAAGCGGCGTATAAATTCTATTGTGGAGAATCCCTAGAGAATGCGCATAATGCAGAAGCTGATGTTCGTGCGACCTACGATGTGTTGAAAGCGCAGTTGAGCAAATATGAAGGAGCGGATTTTGAAGATAAGCATGGGAATGTGAGTAAGCCGGTTGTTAATGACGTACAAGCTTTACATACATTTACAAATTTGAGTAAGCCCGTTGACTTTGCTGGACGTATCGTATTTGATGAAGATGGTGATCCTTCCATTAATTTCGGGAAGCATAAGGGTAAAAAAGTGACTGATGTCTTTGATGTAGAGCCGAGTTATTATGCTTGGATGCAGAACGGCGATTTTCCATTATATACAAAGAAAGTGTTGGAGGAGATTTGGACAAATTATAAAAACGCAAAGAAAACGGTAAAGACAGCTGCGGTAGCAGATAAACCCGAGCCCAAGCGTGTCGTAAAGCGCGAAGAGCCCAAGCCAATAACTTCAGATATGTTGCAGCAATTGCAAGGGAAATTTAAGAAATAGCAGATATAAATAAAGATTATGAATAAAACAGAACAAGAAGTAGAACACGTAGGATGCTTGATTATTGGTTCAGGTCCTGCTGGTTATACTGCAGCAATTTATGCTGCTCGCGCGGATCTAAAACCTGTTATTTATACAGGGATGGTACCGGGTGGACAGCTTACACAAACTACAGAGGTTGATAATTTCCCAGGTTATCCAAAGGGTATCACAGGTCCAATCATGATGGAGGATCTACGTGCACAGGCCGAACGTTTTGGTACAGATGTGCGTTTTGGATATGCAACTAAAGTTGATTTTTCTACGGATGGAGGGATTCATAAAGTAGAGGTTGATGGAATAAAAACTGTAACTGCTGATACCGTTATTATTGCTACTGGCGCAACGGCAAAATGGTTAGGTTTGGATTCAGAACAAAAATATAACGGTTTCGGAGTTTCTGCATGTGCGGTTTGCGACGGATTTTTCTTTAAAAATCAAGACGTTGCCATTGTAGGGGCAGGAGATACTGCAGCTGAAGAAGCGACTTACCTTGCAAAACTTTGTAAAAAGGTATATATGCTTGTTCGTCGCGATGAGTTCCGTGCTTCAAAAGCAATGGTTCACCGTGTTATGAATACAGCAAATATTGAAGTATTATATAATTCAGAAGCTCAAGAAATTTTAGGCGATGGTCAAGTGG encodes:
- a CDS encoding 3'-5' exonuclease; amino-acid sequence: MELNLKRPLAFFDLETTGVNVSLDKIVEVSILKVSPGGKEESLTLRVNPEMPIPAESSMFHGIYDEDVKDAPTFRERAAEVAEFIGDSDLAGYNSNKFDVPMLMEEFLRAGVPFTLAGRAFVDVQNIFHQMEQRTLKAAYKFYCGESLENAHNAEADVRATYDVLKAQLSKYEGADFEDKHGNVSKPVVNDVQALHTFTNLSKPVDFAGRIVFDEDGDPSINFGKHKGKKVTDVFDVEPSYYAWMQNGDFPLYTKKVLEEIWTNYKNAKKTVKTAAVADKPEPKRVVKREEPKPITSDMLQQLQGKFKK
- the trxB gene encoding thioredoxin-disulfide reductase: MNKTEQEVEHVGCLIIGSGPAGYTAAIYAARADLKPVIYTGMVPGGQLTQTTEVDNFPGYPKGITGPIMMEDLRAQAERFGTDVRFGYATKVDFSTDGGIHKVEVDGIKTVTADTVIIATGATAKWLGLDSEQKYNGFGVSACAVCDGFFFKNQDVAIVGAGDTAAEEATYLAKLCKKVYMLVRRDEFRASKAMVHRVMNTANIEVLYNSEAQEILGDGQVVTGLRVINNQTKALTDLDITGFFVAIGHKPNTELFQGVLDMDETGYLITKPDSTATNIPGVFACGDVQDHVFRQAITAAGTGCMAALEAERYLVAREDIVA